Proteins found in one Synechococcus sp. LA31 genomic segment:
- a CDS encoding heavy metal translocating P-type ATPase, with translation MPVAKGSSVVTGYTVEQVLHHGPKRVRFRVGGSTNSWPKLQQALSQASEVKHVRLNSVAGCCVVEFDQQAGVDPLQWLKQLPGALPALEQLAEKPANKPAAKQAENSGNGEDDESFVPSRIILPVSSLALALLAGPLALPPLAVAGFILVSAHLSFKRAWQGLKEERKINVDFLDALAVTLHSLEGFLLGPAMMITMIEGGEAVRDATQRIAHSANTDLLASLQTDVRLLVDGAEVIVPSTSLQIGDRIALFPGDQIPVDGRIESGEGSLDVVKLTGESVPRHAGPGDEVLAGFILLEGNLVVETQAVGEATRVGQITAMIESAPVYDTRVGNVAGKVANRFVLPTLALAGLSLLLSGGNVAQAASLLMFDLGTGLRVSVPTAIMAALTRAGSQGLLIRSGRSLEQLVDIDVVVFDKTGTLTQGHPSVVHVEVVSGAHSINKLMQLAASAEQGLNHPVAEAIVKHAEHLGVQADACEAWDYRIGRGVAATIAGHQVLVGNAKLLREEQLEPATPSVDPELETATPVYLAVDGKVVAVIYAADALRPDSQAMVAELHRRGIQAHMLTGDVSSVAHAVAKRLGLRPEEVHADALPDEKARLVQELSLQGHKVAFVGDGINDSAALAYADVSISFASGSDLARETADIVLTNDKVSDLIVAQDLARETFGLVKQNIGIVGVPNLSALLLGTFLPVSPIAAVVLNNGSALVAAANAMRVLGFKGKQLAPAKVTATPAPAPTPASEPAAPVIETQEQQQPEAISLSALSKRLGVAHQSITARRKRGDFGSWIQSLDPAGYAWSYCHRSNSYLRATA, from the coding sequence GTGCCTGTTGCCAAAGGCAGCTCGGTCGTAACGGGTTACACCGTGGAGCAGGTGCTGCACCACGGACCTAAGCGGGTGCGCTTCCGCGTTGGCGGCTCCACCAACAGCTGGCCCAAGCTGCAGCAGGCTCTGAGCCAGGCCAGCGAGGTGAAGCATGTACGCCTCAACAGCGTCGCCGGCTGCTGCGTTGTGGAGTTTGACCAGCAGGCCGGGGTGGATCCGCTGCAGTGGCTGAAGCAGCTGCCCGGTGCCTTGCCTGCGCTCGAACAGTTGGCTGAGAAACCCGCCAACAAACCTGCAGCCAAACAAGCCGAGAACAGCGGCAATGGCGAAGACGACGAGAGCTTCGTGCCCAGCCGGATCATCCTGCCGGTGAGCTCCTTGGCCCTGGCCCTGCTGGCCGGCCCCCTGGCGCTACCCCCGCTCGCGGTAGCGGGCTTCATCTTGGTGTCAGCCCACCTCAGCTTCAAGCGTGCCTGGCAGGGCCTGAAGGAAGAACGCAAGATCAACGTTGACTTCCTCGACGCACTTGCCGTAACCCTTCACAGCCTGGAGGGTTTCCTGCTGGGCCCGGCGATGATGATCACGATGATCGAAGGGGGCGAAGCTGTGCGCGATGCCACCCAGCGCATCGCCCACTCCGCCAATACCGATCTGTTGGCCAGCCTGCAGACCGATGTGCGTCTGCTGGTGGATGGCGCCGAGGTGATCGTGCCGAGCACCAGCCTGCAAATCGGCGATCGCATCGCGCTCTTCCCCGGCGATCAGATCCCAGTGGATGGCCGCATCGAAAGTGGCGAGGGTTCACTCGATGTGGTGAAGCTCACCGGTGAATCTGTGCCCCGCCACGCCGGCCCTGGCGATGAGGTGCTGGCTGGCTTCATTCTTCTCGAAGGCAACCTCGTGGTGGAAACCCAAGCCGTGGGTGAAGCCACCCGCGTGGGTCAGATCACCGCGATGATTGAATCGGCCCCGGTGTACGACACCCGTGTCGGCAACGTGGCGGGCAAGGTGGCCAATCGCTTCGTGCTGCCCACCCTGGCCTTGGCAGGCCTCTCGCTCCTACTCAGCGGCGGCAACGTGGCCCAGGCCGCTTCACTGCTGATGTTTGATCTGGGCACCGGCCTGCGTGTGTCGGTTCCCACGGCGATCATGGCGGCCCTCACCCGGGCTGGCAGCCAGGGCCTGCTGATCCGCAGCGGCCGTTCGCTTGAGCAACTCGTCGACATCGACGTGGTGGTGTTCGACAAGACCGGCACCCTCACCCAGGGCCATCCCTCGGTGGTGCATGTGGAAGTGGTGTCTGGTGCCCACTCGATCAACAAGTTGATGCAGCTGGCGGCATCAGCGGAGCAGGGCCTCAACCATCCAGTGGCTGAAGCGATCGTGAAGCACGCCGAACACCTCGGCGTGCAAGCCGATGCCTGCGAAGCCTGGGATTACCGCATCGGCCGTGGCGTGGCTGCCACCATCGCCGGCCACCAAGTGCTGGTGGGCAATGCCAAGTTGCTGCGCGAAGAACAGCTAGAGCCGGCCACACCGAGCGTGGATCCGGAGCTTGAAACGGCTACCCCTGTGTATCTGGCCGTGGATGGCAAGGTGGTGGCGGTGATCTATGCCGCTGACGCCCTGCGCCCGGATAGCCAGGCGATGGTGGCTGAACTGCACCGCCGCGGCATCCAGGCCCACATGCTCACCGGCGATGTGAGCAGCGTGGCCCATGCCGTGGCCAAGCGGCTGGGCCTACGCCCAGAAGAGGTGCATGCCGATGCCTTGCCTGATGAGAAAGCCAGGCTCGTGCAGGAGCTCAGCCTCCAGGGCCACAAGGTGGCCTTCGTGGGTGATGGCATCAACGACTCCGCCGCTCTGGCCTACGCCGATGTATCGATCTCCTTTGCCTCCGGCAGTGATCTAGCCCGCGAAACGGCCGACATCGTGCTCACCAACGACAAGGTGTCGGATCTGATCGTGGCTCAAGACCTGGCCCGTGAAACCTTCGGCCTGGTGAAGCAAAACATCGGCATCGTGGGTGTTCCGAACCTCTCGGCGCTGCTGCTGGGCACCTTCCTGCCCGTGAGCCCAATCGCCGCCGTAGTGCTCAACAATGGCTCTGCCCTCGTGGCTGCCGCCAACGCCATGCGCGTGCTTGGCTTTAAGGGCAAGCAACTGGCCCCAGCCAAGGTCACTGCAACGCCGGCCCCGGCCCCAACTCCGGCCAGCGAGCCTGCAGCTCCCGTGATCGAGACGCAGGAGCAGCAGCAGCCTGAGGCCATCAGCTTGTCGGCGCTCTCAAAGCGGTTGGGTGTGGCACACCAGAGCATCACGGCACGACGCAAGCGCGGCGATTTCGGCAGCTGGATTCAGTCGCTCGATCCCGCTGGCTATGCGTGGTCGTATTGCCATCGCTCCAACAGCTATCTGCGCGCAACGGCCTAA
- a CDS encoding carbonic anhydrase: MTCTATPAEVIQALQEGNERFRQARSIHPHASQARLHELEAGQTPQAAVLTCSDSRVAVELLFDSGFGDLFVIRNAGNASTPGSLASVEYAVEALNVPVVVVMSHAGCGAVGAACSPEHLLTPNLMDHVGHIRNGLKAGGLALVPPVDLAAAYTLHSKITAQEMIKSSALLRERLNSGELEVHAACFELHNLEVKWLGAQLGA; the protein is encoded by the coding sequence ATGACTTGCACTGCCACCCCCGCTGAGGTGATCCAGGCCCTTCAAGAGGGCAACGAGCGCTTTCGCCAGGCGCGCTCCATTCACCCCCATGCGAGCCAAGCACGACTGCATGAGCTGGAGGCCGGCCAGACCCCGCAGGCGGCCGTGCTCACTTGCTCGGATTCACGCGTGGCCGTGGAGTTGCTGTTTGATAGCGGCTTCGGTGATCTGTTCGTGATCCGCAACGCCGGCAACGCCTCCACACCCGGCAGCCTGGCCTCGGTGGAATACGCCGTTGAAGCCTTGAACGTGCCGGTGGTGGTGGTCATGAGCCACGCCGGTTGCGGTGCAGTGGGGGCCGCGTGCTCCCCCGAGCATCTGCTCACGCCAAACCTGATGGATCACGTGGGGCACATCCGCAACGGACTCAAAGCCGGTGGGCTGGCTCTGGTGCCCCCGGTGGATTTGGCGGCGGCCTACACCCTCCATTCCAAGATCACAGCGCAGGAGATGATCAAGAGCAGCGCTCTGCTGCGAGAACGTTTAAACAGCGGTGAGCTCGAAGTTCACGCGGCTTGCTTTGAGCTGCACAACCTCGAGGTCAAGTGGCTGGGAGCGCAGCTCGGGGCTTAA
- a CDS encoding DUF1345 domain-containing protein, producing MSPSHPACFRDSSRFLRSLSVGIVVTLVLVEPLRLREAFPIGFLAAIAFDQTLFFLESFRVNARETREIFGRWLPSRALLLERTVIFTFISVGLLSLCVRDVHSTQSVLPQDWRTLIYFASLFGSWLQMHNGFAIFYAKKYFRLNPLPSADGPNPQGFVFAGSDEPEFTDFLYVAYAVGLTYAMSDTNLEDSSIRRVVLFHSVVSFLFYSTVISAVINLFTSG from the coding sequence GTGAGTCCATCGCATCCAGCCTGTTTCCGCGATAGCAGCCGCTTTCTACGGTCGCTCTCGGTTGGGATCGTGGTCACCCTGGTGTTGGTGGAGCCACTCCGCCTTAGAGAAGCTTTCCCGATCGGCTTCCTGGCGGCGATTGCCTTCGATCAGACCCTCTTTTTTTTGGAGTCTTTTCGGGTGAACGCCCGCGAGACACGCGAGATCTTCGGCCGCTGGCTACCGAGCCGAGCTTTGTTGCTTGAGCGCACGGTGATCTTCACCTTCATCAGCGTGGGGCTGCTCAGCCTCTGCGTGCGTGATGTGCACAGCACTCAGTCGGTGTTGCCTCAAGACTGGCGCACCTTGATCTACTTCGCTTCGTTGTTTGGGTCCTGGTTGCAGATGCATAACGGCTTTGCGATCTTTTACGCCAAGAAATATTTCAGGCTCAACCCTTTACCATCGGCAGACGGCCCGAATCCCCAGGGGTTCGTGTTCGCAGGGTCAGATGAGCCCGAATTCACCGATTTTCTCTACGTGGCGTATGCGGTGGGGCTCACCTACGCCATGAGCGACACCAACCTCGAAGACAGCTCGATTCGGCGCGTGGTGCTGTTCCACTCTGTGGTGAGCTTTCTCTTCTACTCAACAGTGATCTCGGCGGTGATCAACCTGTTCACGTCTGGCTGA
- a CDS encoding DUF4278 domain-containing protein, translated as MTLTYRGQKYEQAKQAAPQQHHALAYRGIRYQK; from the coding sequence ATGACCCTCACCTATCGCGGCCAGAAGTACGAGCAAGCCAAGCAGGCTGCTCCTCAGCAGCACCATGCCCTCGCTTATCGCGGCATTCGCTACCAGAAGTGA
- a CDS encoding nuclear transport factor 2 family protein gives MATRQKAWPQWSPPLITVDTSSLRALFSKPYGAPAPSAEQWRAAYSEAVIFEDPTQQQQGLDAYLAAQEGLLKRCDDVLLKPLSIALEGNTAFVEWEMGLKIKGIEFIYPGATRLLLNDEGKIVDHRDYFDFVGPTFGPVPVLGGFVRWLYKRFVS, from the coding sequence ATGGCAACGAGACAGAAGGCCTGGCCACAATGGTCACCGCCGCTCATCACCGTGGACACGTCCAGCCTGCGCGCCCTCTTCAGCAAGCCTTACGGAGCACCAGCCCCAAGCGCCGAACAGTGGCGCGCCGCCTACAGCGAAGCGGTGATCTTTGAAGACCCCACCCAACAACAACAAGGGCTCGATGCCTACCTGGCAGCCCAGGAGGGATTGCTAAAACGCTGCGATGACGTGCTGCTGAAGCCGCTCTCGATTGCCCTGGAGGGCAACACAGCCTTTGTGGAGTGGGAGATGGGCCTCAAGATCAAGGGCATTGAATTCATCTATCCGGGAGCCACGCGCTTGCTGCTCAACGACGAGGGCAAGATCGTGGATCACCGCGACTATTTCGATTTTGTGGGCCCCACCTTTGGCCCCGTGCCCGTACTGGGTGGGTTCGTGCGCTGGCTCTACAAGCGTTTCGTGAGCTGA
- a CDS encoding DUF2252 domain-containing protein, which yields MVVSGAMQRDPLTLLLDQETQRLEWLLPVRHSRMAESPFAYFRGAAAVMAADLARHNHSGLLVQLCGDAHLLNFGFFGSPERQLLFDISDFDETFPGPYEWDVVRLATSFLLAARSNGIGDAEQEAICCRALRSYAKAMHQFAAMPFMPMWVARLPLEALIKERGSRNFREHLRHVVAAALHRDSRQAVRKLCEADANGGLRFRHDPPLLWRHVELPPGLLGGLHWREWAEHLFESYKDTLRADMRHLLSRYRLVDAALKAVGVGSVGTRCAVGLFMGESADDVLVLQSKQAVGSVLAPYLSGPAPEHQGERVVQGQRLLQTASDVFLGWTRSLLHHDFYWRHFRDWKGSVEVECLNADGLKDYARLCGWTLAKAHARSGDRRAIAADLGAPKAFAQRLGDVVAQHAQWAQDDHALLLEGIARGQISSSPVV from the coding sequence ATGGTGGTTTCCGGCGCGATGCAGCGTGACCCGCTCACGCTGCTGCTGGATCAGGAGACGCAGCGCCTGGAGTGGCTGCTGCCGGTGCGCCATAGCCGCATGGCCGAGAGCCCGTTTGCTTACTTCCGCGGTGCGGCGGCCGTGATGGCGGCCGATTTGGCTCGCCACAACCATTCAGGCCTGCTGGTGCAGCTCTGTGGTGATGCCCATCTGCTCAATTTCGGGTTTTTCGGCTCGCCGGAGCGCCAGTTGTTGTTTGACATCAGCGATTTCGACGAAACATTCCCAGGCCCCTATGAGTGGGATGTGGTGCGCTTGGCCACCAGCTTTTTGCTGGCTGCCCGCAGCAATGGCATCGGTGATGCCGAGCAGGAGGCCATCTGCTGCCGGGCTTTGCGTTCCTATGCCAAGGCGATGCATCAGTTCGCTGCCATGCCGTTCATGCCGATGTGGGTGGCGCGGCTGCCGCTTGAGGCCTTGATCAAGGAGCGTGGCAGCCGCAATTTCCGCGAGCACCTGCGCCATGTGGTGGCCGCCGCTCTCCATCGCGATAGCCGGCAGGCCGTGCGCAAGCTCTGTGAAGCCGATGCCAATGGTGGGCTGCGCTTTCGCCACGACCCGCCGCTGCTCTGGCGGCATGTGGAATTACCGCCTGGTCTGCTCGGGGGGCTGCACTGGCGCGAGTGGGCGGAGCATCTGTTCGAGAGCTACAAAGACACGCTCCGCGCTGACATGCGTCATCTGCTCTCGCGTTACCGCTTGGTGGATGCGGCGCTCAAGGCCGTGGGTGTGGGTTCGGTGGGCACCCGCTGTGCGGTGGGGTTGTTTATGGGGGAATCCGCCGACGACGTGCTGGTGCTCCAGAGCAAGCAGGCGGTGGGCTCGGTGCTGGCGCCCTACCTATCGGGGCCGGCGCCGGAGCATCAAGGTGAACGGGTGGTGCAAGGTCAGCGGTTGCTGCAAACCGCGAGTGATGTGTTTCTGGGGTGGACTCGCTCGCTGCTCCATCACGACTTTTACTGGCGCCATTTCCGTGATTGGAAAGGCTCTGTGGAGGTGGAGTGCCTCAATGCCGACGGCCTGAAGGATTACGCCAGGCTCTGCGGCTGGACCTTGGCCAAGGCCCATGCCCGCAGCGGTGATCGCCGAGCGATTGCGGCGGATCTCGGGGCGCCGAAAGCGTTTGCCCAGCGGCTCGGTGATGTGGTGGCTCAGCATGCCCAGTGGGCGCAGGATGATCACGCCCTGTTGCTGGAGGGCATTGCCCGGGGCCAGATCTCGTCGAGCCCCGTCGTTTGA
- a CDS encoding chlorophyll a/b-binding protein: MAKPDYLYEPLEAFGEGLTTRRPWNTTALAAVERLNGRVAMLGFAAALIGEWLTGYGPAGQVVALLRWYLS; encoded by the coding sequence GTGGCAAAACCCGACTATCTCTACGAACCACTGGAAGCCTTTGGCGAAGGGCTTACCACGCGGCGCCCTTGGAACACCACCGCATTGGCTGCAGTGGAGCGACTCAATGGCCGGGTGGCGATGCTGGGCTTTGCCGCCGCTCTGATCGGCGAGTGGCTCACCGGCTACGGACCGGCTGGTCAGGTGGTAGCGCTACTGCGCTGGTATCTCTCCTGA
- a CDS encoding chlorophyll a/b-binding protein, giving the protein MTNTPANEKWYWNRATQQIHMEQLKRVELFNGRAAMLGIVIGIITEGLTGSGIAHQIGLGALVDGYAACRTQFLPFCF; this is encoded by the coding sequence ATGACCAACACTCCCGCGAACGAGAAGTGGTACTGGAATCGCGCCACTCAGCAAATCCACATGGAGCAGCTGAAGCGCGTTGAACTGTTCAACGGCCGAGCAGCCATGCTCGGCATCGTGATCGGGATCATCACTGAAGGGCTCACCGGTTCCGGCATTGCCCATCAGATCGGCTTGGGTGCACTCGTGGATGGCTACGCCGCCTGCCGGACCCAATTCCTGCCGTTCTGCTTCTGA
- a CDS encoding chlorophyll a/b-binding protein codes for MSDTTSRFGFVAFAETWNGRLAMLGFVIGLGTELLTGQGILTQIGLG; via the coding sequence ATGTCCGACACCACTTCCCGCTTTGGTTTCGTTGCTTTCGCCGAAACCTGGAACGGCCGCCTGGCCATGCTCGGCTTCGTGATCGGCCTGGGCACCGAGCTGCTCACCGGCCAAGGCATCCTCACCCAAATCGGACTGGGCTGA